A single region of the Myripristis murdjan chromosome 3, fMyrMur1.1, whole genome shotgun sequence genome encodes:
- the adpgk2 gene encoding ADP-dependent glucokinase: MEGRRGVSFMKYGSVLSLFVVLLAYWFRSPQKAVLDNRLDAVLSSLLRAERKVGVNNAAKPKVAVGFGGCVDLIVDGVSLLNKIGLSSTDQPLHHDYIENAQQLAQSFAYFFAPGAAAERFVMNDTLFSELVEASRELPGNRWTVGGNAPVMAGRMATEGCDVLLGGSFSPDFTDVLSQHITVAGNTVEEPDIHLILEYPSGASWGPYTSRRANRYIVHSDDHNPYLDSMEHFAEKLKDFNADLLVVGGLQMMDSFPFQPGERKALLSRLATLLSTSSPQIGVHFEMASFVEEDLMEDLLQLVIPHADSLGMNEQELPNLLSLLKGSNITVLSDPNPRVATVLDQMRELYRLINQRYKDMGDADEENGTNSAGARAKPLTRLHVHTLAFQAMIVKRGSQWKNTMSATAKASLTAYRHVCGSVDIDPSKARLIMDDSFSISRQEGSQRIPLQETRPVSCWDEEDYQICVAPVLVCTEVYQTAGGGDNISAAGLVLQI; encoded by the exons ATGGAGGGGAGAAGAGGGGTTTCATTCATGAAATATGGGTCCGTTTTGTCCCTTTTCGTGGTGTTGTTAGCCTACTGGTTCCGGTCGCCGCAGAAAGCAGTGCTGGACAACCGGCTGGACGCCGTCCTGTCCTCCTTACTCCGGGCTGAACGCAAAGTCGGGGTGAACAACGCCGCCAAGCCAAAAGTAGCCGTTG GTTTCGGTGGATGTGTGGACCTGATAGTGGACGGCGTGTCATTGCTGAACAAGATAGGTCTGTCCTCCACAGACCAGCCCCTACATCATGACTACATAGAGAATGCTCAGCAGCTGGCCCAGAGCTTTGCCTACTTCTTTGCCCcgggagctgctgcaga GCGTTTTGTGATGAACGACACTCTTTTCAGTGAGCTGGTCGAGGCGTCCCGTGAGTTGCCTGGCAACAGGTGGACAGTGGGTGGCAATGCCCCTGTAATGGCTGGTCGCATGGCAACCGAGGGATGTGACGTGTTGCTAGGGGGAAGCTTCAGCCCTGACTTCACTGATGTCCTGTCCCAGCACATCACAG tggCCGGTAACACTGTGGAGGAGCCAGACATTCATCTGATCCTGGAGTATCCATCTGGAGCCAGCTGGGGGCCCTACACCTCACGCAGAGCCAACAG GTACATAGTCCATAGTGATGACCACAACCCCTACCTGGACTCTATGGAACATTTTGCTGAGAAGCTCAAAGACTTCAATGCAGATCTACTGGTGGTGGGTGGGCTGCAGATGATGGACAGCTTCCCCTTCCAGCCAG gTGAGCGTAAGGCTCTCCTCTCCCGCCTGGCCACCCTCCTGTCCACCTCTTCTCCGCAGATTGGTGTCCATTTTGAAATGGCCAGTTTTGTAGAAGAGGACCTAATGGAAGACCTCCTTCAACTCGTCATCCCCCAT GCGGACTCTTTAGGGATGAATGAACAGGAGCTTCCcaacctcctcagcctgctgaaGGGCTCCAACATCACGGTGCTCTCTGATCCCAACCCTCGTGTAGCTACTGTCCTTGACCAGATGAGAGAGTTGTATCGCCTCATCAACCAGCGCTACAAGGACATGGGGGACGCTGATGAGGAAAATGGCACAAACAGTGCAGGTGCCAGGGCCAAGCCGCTGACCCGGCTCCACGTCCACACGCTGGCTTTCCAGGCCATGATTGTGAAACGTGGCTCCCAGTGGAAGAACACCATGTCTGCCACCGCCAAGGCCTCGCTGACAGCCTACCGCCACGTCTGTGGCTCTGTCGACATCGACCCCAGTAAAGCACGGCTCATCATGGATGACTCGTTCTCCATTAGCCGGCAGGAGGGCAGCCAGCGTATCCCTCTGCAGGAGACCAGGCCTGTCAGCTGTTGGGACGAGGAAGACTACCAAATCTGTGTGGCGCCAGTGCTGGTGTGCACTGAGGTTTACCAgactgcaggaggaggggaCAACATCTCAGCTGCTGGACTGGTGCTGCAGATCTAA
- the ctsba gene encoding cathepsin B: MWRAAFLVLAASLSVSLARPRLPPLSSEMVNYINKVNTTWKAGHNFHNVDYSYVKKLCGTLLKGPKLPVMVQYAGDVKLPKNFDSREQWPNCPTIKEIRDQGSCGSCWAFGAAEAISDRVCVHTNGKVSVEISSQDLLTCCESCGMGCNGGYPSAAWEFWTSEGLVSGGLYDSHVGCRPYTIPPCEHHVNGSRPPCTGEGGDTPECVHQCEDGYTPAYKQDKHFGKRSYTLPSDVEQIQQEIYKNGPVEGAFTVYEDFVLYKSGVYQHVSGSAVGGHAIKILGWGEENGVPYWLCANSWNTDWGDNGFFKFLRGEDHCGIESEIVAGIPK; encoded by the exons ATGTGGCGTGCAGCCTTCCTTGTATTGGCTGCCAGCTTGTCAGTCAGCCTGGCCAGGCCCCGCCTCCCGCCGCTGTCCAGTGAGATGGTCAACTACATCAACAAGGTCAACACTACCTGGAAG GCCGGCCACAACTTCCATAACGTTGACTACAGTTACGTCAAGAAACTCTGCGGCACGCTGCTCAAAGGGCCCAAGCTGCCTGTCAT GGTTCAGTACGCTGGAGATGTAAAGCTGCCTAAGAACTTCGACTCCAGAGAGCAGTGGCCCAACTGTCCCACTATTAAGGAAATCAGAGACCAGGGATCCTGTGGGTCCTGCTGG GCGTTTGGTGCTGCAGAGGCCATCTCagaccgtgtgtgtgtccacaccaATGGGAAGGTCAGTGTGGAGATTTCCTCACAGGACCTGCTGACCTGCTGCGAAAGCTGTGGCATGGG aTGTAATGGTGGCTACCCCTCAGCTGCCTGGGAGTTCTGGACTTCTGAGGGGCTCGTGTCTGGAGGTCTCTACGACTCCCACGTTG GCTGCCGGCCCTACACCATCCCCCCCTGTGAGCACCATGTGAACGGCAGCAGGCCCCCCTGCACCGGGGAGGGGGGAGACACACCTGAGTGCGTCCATCAGTGTGAGGATGGATACACACCTGCCTACAAGCAGGACAAGCATTTTG GTAAGAGGTCTTACACCTTACCATCTGACGTGGAGCAGATTCAGCAGGAGATCTACAAGAACGGTCCAGTAGAGGGCGCCTTCACGGTCTACGAAGACTTTGTTCTGTATAAATCTG GAGTGTATCAGCATGTGTCTGGGTCTGCGGTCGGAGGCCATGCCATCAAGATCCTGGGCTGGGGTGAGGAGAATGGTGTGCCCTACTGGCTGTGTGCCAACTCCTGGAACACCGACTGGGGCGATAACG GGTTCTTCAAGTTCCTGCGTGGAGAGGACCACTGTGGCATCGAGTCTGAAATTGTAGCAGGGATTCCCAAGTAA